The Polyangium mundeleinium genome contains the following window.
CTCGTGCTCGTACTTCCACAAGAGTGGCCTTCGGGCCGGGCCTTGCCGGCATTTGCTCGCGCTCAAGATGGTGCTCTCGAGCCGCGCCCTGCCGCAGGCGCCGAAGCCCGAGCCCGCGCCCGAGGCGCCGAAGGCGTCGAAGTGGTCGTCCGGCGAGAGCTTCCCGATCCCGCGCCAGATCCTCGACGACATCCGCAAGGTGGCGAACCGGAAGAACACCACGGTGTCGCGGGTGCTGGAGCAGGCGTGGGACGTGGCGATGCCGCGGATCCAGGCGGAGCGATCGTGGACCACGGCGCTTGCGCTCGCGGACGTCACGCTCGCGCGTTCGCTCGCCACGCGTGTGCCGGCGGACGCCGTGGAGGAGCGGCTCGCGCTCCCGCCCGACGTACTCGCCGAGGTGAAGCGTGTCGCGGATCGGTTCCGCGCCGAGCGTGCTTCCGTCCTCTGTCTGGCCTGGCTTCTGGGTAGGAAGTCGTTGTAGGAATGGTCTTGTCGTCTCGTTCGACGCGCTCGCGTCCAGCCTTGCAAGGAGGTCCGTCCGCCCGAGCCCACCATGCTGCGGCGTTCCGCCGTGGCGGAGTTCGTTCCCCCATGCGTCCCCGCGCCCGATTTTCTTTGGGCCCTAAAGCCCCCTACCAGCATCCACTCAGCGGACCCTTGGGTCTGGATGCCGGTAGGGGGCCTAGGGCCTCGGTGATCGGACGTGGTCCTAGGCGAGTAGTCGGGCGGACGGGCTTCCTTGGAGGGCTGGACGGCGCGTCGAACGGTGCATCAGGGATCGCTCGCCCGAGCTCTCGGGCGATGCGCATCGCAACCTCGATCTAGCGGGAGTTGCCGTGGGCTTCTGGGACAAAGTCAAGTCCTTCATCGGCACCGGCAAGTCCGGCGAGGGCGAGCCCGAGAAAAACGAGCCGGGCGACAAACCGAAGGCGGCATCGGCTTCGACGTCCCCATCGTCGTCGTCGACAAAGTCGACGACGACGGGAGCTGCGACGGCCGCGGTCGCGACGTTTACCTCGACGAGCTCCGCGTCTGCGGCGACGCCCGCCAAGAAGAAGGACAAACCGAAGCCGAAGGACCCGTACGACACGTCGGGGATCCTCGGTTTGTCGGCGGACGAGATGCGCAAGCGCGCGCTCAAGATCAACCCGTACCAGACGGCGTGGATCGGGCGCGTGGACACGATCCCGCCGCAGAGTGACGAGCGCACGGCGCTGATCGATCGGGGCCTCATCCTGCGAGGCTTGCTCACGGAAGAGCAGATCGAGGAGATCCACCGCGTCGGTGATCTCTGGCTCAAGCACAACGAGGCCGCGAGCCTGGCGACCACGGTGGCCCGGAAGAAGGCCGACGAGGCGATCGAGGAGCTGCGTCGCCAGAAGGCCGAGCGCAAGGCGGAGAAGAAGCGCCTCGCGGCCGAGCGCAAGAAGAACCACGCGGAGGCTGTCGCCAAGCGTCGCGCCGAGGACATCATCTTCCTCGGCCGCGGCGTGTCCGGCAGCCTCGGCGATCGGCGCGCGAACGTCGAGTCGCTGCAAAAGCAGGGTTTGCCCTTGCTCTCGACGCCGGCGGAGGTCGCGAAGGCGCTTGGTCTGCCGATCCCGCGGCTGCGCTGGCTTTGCTACCACAACGACGCGGTCGAGAAGCCGCATTACGTGTACTTCGAGGTGCCCAAGCGCTCGGGCGGGATGCGCCTGCTCTCGGCGCCGCACGAGGCGCTCTCGAAGGCGCAGCAGTGGATCCTCCAGAACGTGCTCGCGAAGCTCTCGGTCGAGGGCGAGGCGCATGGGTTCGTGAAGGGCCGCTCGACGGTGACGAACGCGCGGGCGCACCTCGGCCGTGGGACCGTGGTGAACCTCGATCTCTCGGACTTCTTCCCGACGATCACGTTCGGCCGCGTGCGCGGACTCTTCGAGTCGATCGGATATTCGCCCGCCGTGGCCACGATCTTCGCGCTGCTCTGCACGGAGTCGCCGCGCCGCAAGGTCGTGTACGACGGGACGACGTACTGGGTGGCCGTGGGCGAGCGAGGTTTGCCGCAGGGCGCGTGCACAAGCCCGGCGATCTCGAACCTGGTCACGCGCAAGCTCGATCGGCGCCTCACGGGCATGACGCGCAAAATGGGCTGGACGTACACGCGGTACGCAGACGACCTCACGTTTTCCGCGGCGAACGAGCTCGTGGACGATGGCAAAGGCGGCCAGAAGAAGGGCCGGGGCGACCTTGGGATCCTGCTCGCGCGGGTCCGGCACATCGTGCAGGAGGAGGGGTTCGCCATCAACCCGAAGAAGGGGCGCGTGCAGCACGCGGGCGGGCGGCAAGAGGTCACCGGAATCGTGGTGAACGACAAGCTCGGGATGCCGCGCGAGGAGGTCCGCAAGCTCCGCGCAATCCTGCACGCCGCAAAGAAGACCGGGCTCGCCGCGCAAAACCGCGAGAACATCCCCCATTTCGAGGCGTATCTGCAGGGGAAGATCGCCTACCTGAACATGGTCGACCCCGAGCGGGCGATGCAACTCGCGAAGGCATTCCTCGAAATTCCACGCTGACGCACCGGTCTCAGCGGGGAAGCGCCGCGCCGGGGCGCCGCCCCGGACCCCGCGGGGGGCTGTCCGCCCCCTCGACCCCGGACCAGCCAGGGGCTGGACCCAGGGTTGAAAAACTGCGCTCCGCGCAGTTTTTCAAACAGGCCGACGAAGAAGCCGGGTCGCCAGCAGAACCCGCAGCGCGGCTGTCTCGGTTGGCAGGGTCGTTGCCGGTCTTGACCGGGCCTGTTCGATGAACTGCGCATCGCGCAGTTCATCGAGCTTGGGTCCAGCCCCTGGCTGGTCCGGGTGCAGGGGCGGACAGCCCCTGCTGGGGCCTGGGGCAAAGCCCCAGCGAGGCGGCTTCGAGAGGAGACCCATGCGCAGGGCCGTGATCCACCCCCGCTCCGCGACCCAAAGCGGCCAGGTGACCCCGTCCCTCTCCCGCTCCGCGTCCATCCCACGCGAAGGACGCTTCGATCCTCCCCCGCGCTGCCACCGTACACACCAAGCCGAGCCGTGATCCTCCGGTGGTCACGCCATGTTCCCCGGTGGGACGTCCCGTCCCTCCCGTGGTCACGACGCGCGCGGGGGCAGGCGAGCCGTGATCCAAGCCCTTCGACGAAGCGCGCGGGGCCAGGCGAGCCCCGCCGCGCCCGGGGCGCTGCCCCGGACCCCGCGGGGGGCTGTCCGCCCCCTCGACCCCGGACCAGCGAGGCGCTGGACCCAGGGTTGAAAAACTGCGCGGTGCGCAGTTTTTCAAACAGGCCGACGAACAACCCTGGTCGCCAGCAGAACCCGCAGCGCGGCGGTCTCGGTTGGCAACGCCGCTGCTGGTCTTGACCGGGGCCTGTTCGATGAACTGCGCGGAGCGCAGTTCATCGAGCCTGGGTCCAGCCCCTGGCTGGTCCGGGTCCAGGGGTGGACAACCCCTGGTCGGGGTCCGGGGTGAAACCCCGGCGCAATGCTGTGGCTGGCTCTACCGCCGGATCCGCACGATCGTGCTCTGGCCGAAGGCCTGCACGGCGCGCATGCCGTGCCAACCTTCGGGCACGGTGGGGTCGGTCCAGTCGAAGACCCATTTGGCGTCGATGGGCGCGAGGTTCACGCAGCCGCCGCTCTTCGGCTCGCCCCAGGCGTCGTGCCAGTAGGCGCCGTGCAGCGCGTGCGGGCCGCTGAAGTTCAGGACCCAGTTCACCTCGGCATGCACGAGGTTCTCGTCCGAGCTCGACACCATCGACGCTGTGCGGAACTTGCCGTCGACGCGGAAGAGGCCGACGGGCGTGGAGGCGGTCTTGAGCGGTTCGATGCCTGGGTACGGGACGCCGCCGCGGCCCGGCGAGATCATCGTCGCATAGACCGGGCGCAGGCCCTCGTAGGCGACGAGCGTGCCATTCAGGACGCGCACGTCGACCCATTTGCTCTTCGTCGGATCCTTGTCGGCGAGCCAGGGCGCCTCGGTGACGGCTTCGACGATCTGCGCGTCTTCGGCGAGGACGTAGACGTCGCTCTCCTTCGTCTCGACGAACGCCTTGCCGTCTTGCTCGATCCGTGTGCCGGTGAGGCCGACCCAGCCGAGCCGCGGGAACGTCTCGTCGGTCTGCACGAGCTTGCCGCCGGCTTCGCGTTTCCATTTCGGGCGCGGCTTCTGGCGGAAGAAGGCGAGCGGCAGCTTCACGTCATCGCCCAGCGAGACGCCGTGGAACGTGGAGCGCGGGTAGGGCTTGAGGCGATCCTTCGGGAGGATCGCCTGGTCTGCCGTGAGGACGAACGTGCGGCCGCCGGACTCGAAGGCGCGCACGAAGGCGATCGTCGAGCCGAGCTGGACGAACTTGCGGTTTTCCCGGACGAGCGGGCCAAATGGCACGAGCTCGGGCGGGCCCTCGCCGGACGGGGCGAGGTCGACGCCGACGAGGGCCTTGTCGATCGCGGCGATCGCGGCCGTGTC
Protein-coding sequences here:
- a CDS encoding L,D-transpeptidase, which translates into the protein MPRASAPRPSAFVHGASCTGLAALALGMLAGCSSAKTEAAPGPSPAAEVMPPAPPATAPAAPATASTAAPTSAPAAASAPAAAPAAPRIWSKGRFAWIHPEPGASRAWIGYLALGSSVPLKGGSVEAAHIKGYGGCDAWYAVEPRGYVCAGATATLDEKDPAIVILRRDAADVSSPWPYQYGESIGAPRYDHIPTRAEQREAEWDLEKHEAKVEKARAAAGDTAAIAAIDKALVGVDLAPSGEGPPELVPFGPLVRENRKFVQLGSTIAFVRAFESGGRTFVLTADQAILPKDRLKPYPRSTFHGVSLGDDVKLPLAFFRQKPRPKWKREAGGKLVQTDETFPRLGWVGLTGTRIEQDGKAFVETKESDVYVLAEDAQIVEAVTEAPWLADKDPTKSKWVDVRVLNGTLVAYEGLRPVYATMISPGRGGVPYPGIEPLKTASTPVGLFRVDGKFRTASMVSSSDENLVHAEVNWVLNFSGPHALHGAYWHDAWGEPKSGGCVNLAPIDAKWVFDWTDPTVPEGWHGMRAVQAFGQSTIVRIRR
- a CDS encoding reverse transcriptase domain-containing protein: MGFWDKVKSFIGTGKSGEGEPEKNEPGDKPKAASASTSPSSSSTKSTTTGAATAAVATFTSTSSASAATPAKKKDKPKPKDPYDTSGILGLSADEMRKRALKINPYQTAWIGRVDTIPPQSDERTALIDRGLILRGLLTEEQIEEIHRVGDLWLKHNEAASLATTVARKKADEAIEELRRQKAERKAEKKRLAAERKKNHAEAVAKRRAEDIIFLGRGVSGSLGDRRANVESLQKQGLPLLSTPAEVAKALGLPIPRLRWLCYHNDAVEKPHYVYFEVPKRSGGMRLLSAPHEALSKAQQWILQNVLAKLSVEGEAHGFVKGRSTVTNARAHLGRGTVVNLDLSDFFPTITFGRVRGLFESIGYSPAVATIFALLCTESPRRKVVYDGTTYWVAVGERGLPQGACTSPAISNLVTRKLDRRLTGMTRKMGWTYTRYADDLTFSAANELVDDGKGGQKKGRGDLGILLARVRHIVQEEGFAINPKKGRVQHAGGRQEVTGIVVNDKLGMPREEVRKLRAILHAAKKTGLAAQNRENIPHFEAYLQGKIAYLNMVDPERAMQLAKAFLEIPR